A window of the Brassica napus cultivar Da-Ae chromosome A2, Da-Ae, whole genome shotgun sequence genome harbors these coding sequences:
- the LOC125589248 gene encoding uncharacterized protein LOC125589248 isoform X1, which translates to MRGCNAEERLKRKLKTSPKGQARKAKHLVLHWSHSLTNLLCAHCSFDYNSVKQCVKVAEKGHVKPANYLDSHQKILIGIATKGGMLSSVLNSVANCQRQAEERLKRSVVMVQATFMSKQAQENYRRMKLTHEEAQDKQVVISTLVERSHLRFHRGEKA; encoded by the exons ATGAGAGGATGCAATG CAGAGGAGAGGCTAAAGAGGAAGCTGAAAACAAGCCCAAAGGGTCAAGCCAGAAAGGCAAAACATTTGGTATTACATTGGTCTCACTCACTCACCAACCTTTTATGCGCGCATTGTTCTTTTGATTATAATTCAGTGAAACAATGTGTTAAGGTTGCTGAGAAAGGACATGTTAAACCTGCAAACTATTTAGATTCACATCAGAAGATTCTTATAGGTATTGCCACTAAAGGAGGTATGCTTTCCTCAGTGCTGAATTCAG TGGCTAACTGTCAGAGACAAGCAGAGGAGAGGCTAAAGAGATCTGTAGTGATGGTCCAAGCCACGTTCATGTCTAAGCAAGCCCAAGAAAATTACAGGAGGATGAAGCTCACTCATGAAGAAGCTCAG GACAAACAAGTCGTCATTTCTACGCTGGTGGAAAGGAGTCATCTCAGGTTTCATAGAGGAGAAAAAGCCTAA
- the LOC106400663 gene encoding vesicle-associated protein 2-1, protein MSGVGENQLISIVPDELKFLFELEKQSYCDLKVANKTEDYVAFKVKTTSPKKYFVRPNTGVIQPWDSCIIRVTLQAQREYPPDMQCKDKFLLQSTIVPPHTDVDDLPQDTFTKDSGKTLTECKLKVSYISPSTTQRSSESGATNGDGNGSETISTIQRLKEERDAAVKQTQQLQHELEMAKRRRNQSNSGLSLKLAALVGLIGLIIGFILKLTLASPT, encoded by the exons ATGTCTGGCGTTGGCGAGAACCAGCTCATCTCCATTGTACCTGATGAACTCAAATTCCTTT TTGAACTTGAGAAACAGAGCTACTGTGATCTCAAAGTTGCCAACAAAACTGAGGACTATGTTGCTTTCAAG GTGAAAACAACATCTCCTAAAAAGTATTTTGTAAGACCCAACACTGGTGTCATTCAGCCTTGGGACTCCTGCATCATTAGAG TTACTCTACAAGCGCAAAGGGAGTATCCTCCAGATATGCAGTGCAAAGACAAGTTTCTCCTTCAAAGTACCATTGTACCTCCACACACTGATGTTGATGACCTTCCACAAGACACT TTCACCAAGGACAGTGGGAAAACATTAACAGAGTGTAAGCTCAAGGTTTCGTATATCTCCCCGTCTACAACCCAAAGATCCTCTGAATCTGGAGCAACCAATGGTGATGGAAACGGCTCTGAAACCATCTCT ACTATACAGCGGCTGAAGGAAGAGCGAGATGCAGCTGTTAAGCAAACACAACAGCTGCAGCATGAATTG GAGATGGCCAAGAGACGAAGAAACCAGAGTAACAGCGGGTTATCCTTGAAGTTGGCAGCTTTGGTTGGACTCATCGGACTCATCATCGGTTTCATCCTAAAACTCACCTTAGCTTCTCCCACATAA
- the LOC125574848 gene encoding GATA transcription factor 27-like isoform X2 encodes MGKQGPCYHCGVTSTPLWRNGPPEKPVLCNACGSRWRTKGSLVNYTPLHARAEGDEVEIEDRRGGQKMMMINGMSMNRKRKPYQESFTFKRTSLEFSNGFKKRVLEEEASNNRSSSGSVVSNSESCDQSNAWETSFAACRKRTCVGRPKAASSSVEKLTKDLFSILQEQQSSCCVSGTSEEELLFENESPMVIGHGSVLLRDPREDSEASSLLVESSKSSSIHSHNFGAKAIKQEQLKRTKSQVLGRHSLPLCNIDLKYVFNFDEFKEKFTKEEQQTLMKLLPQVDLPDSLLSMFESSQFKENFSLFQQLVADGVFGTSTSSSGSKLEEFKTLAKLALSDPDKSHLLESYQMLKRKGIEDSSRVSNQTPSDNHSLVTIERPCESLNQNFSETRVVMKSPKEVMKIRSKHIETKEIIENSVSSLNHMSYGGSMVCGGYEDNDNSYQDLLLDVPSNGSFPQAELLHMI; translated from the exons ATGGGGAAGCAAGGGCCTTGCTATCACTGTGGAGTTACAA GCACACCTCTCTGGCGAAACGGGCCACCGGAGAAGCCGGTACTGTGCAATGCGTGTGGCTCCAGATGGAGAACGAAGGGATCACTAGTTAACTACACGCCACTTCATGCTCGTGCTGAAGGTGATGAGGTTGAGATTGAAGATCGAAGAGGTGGtcaaaagatgatgatgattaatGGAATGTCTATGAACAGAAAGAGGAAACCATACCAAGAAAGCTTCACATTTAAGAGAACCAGCTTGGAGTTCAGTAACGGTTTCAAGAAGAGGGTTTTAGAGGAAGAAGCTAGCAACAATAGGTCGAGTTCAGGGTCTGTtgtatcgaactcggagagcTGTGATCAGTCCAACGCGTGGGAAACGAGTTTTGCTGCTTGTAGGAAGAGGACGTGTGTGGGGCGTCCGaaggctgcttcttcttctgttgAGAAGCTCACAAAGGATCTCTTTAGTATTCTACAGGAACAGCAGTCTTCTTGTTGTGTCTCTGGTACTTCGGAGGAAGAGTTGCTGTTTGAGAATGAGTCACCGATGGTGATAGGACATGGGAGTGTTCTTTTGAGAGATCCTCGTGAGGACTCTGAGGCTAGCTCGCTCTTGGTTGAGAGCAGCAAGTCCTCATCAATACATTCTCATAACTTTGGTGCAAAAGCTATAAAGCAGGAGCAACTCAAGAG GACCAAATCTCAAGTCTTGGGGAGACATAGTTTACCACTCTGTAACATAGATTTGAAG TATGTTTTCAACTTTGATGAGTTCAAAGAAAAATTCACAAAGGAAGAGCAACAAACACTGATGAAACTACTTCCTCAAGTTGATCTTCCTGATAG CCTCTTGAGCATGTTTGAGAGTTCTCAGTTCAAAGAAAACTTCTCCTTGTTTCAGCAACTAGTCGCAGATGGTGTCTTTGGAACATCAACTTCTTCCTCTGGATCAAAACTTGAAGAGTTTAAGACACTTGCAAAGCTTGCTTTATCCGATCCTGACAAATCCCATTTGTTGGAAAGCTATCAGATGCTCAAG AGAAAAGGGATTGAAGACTCATCAAGGGTCTCAAACCAGACTCCATCAGATAATCATAGTCTAGTAACCATTGAAAGACCTTGTGAAAGCTTAAACCAAAACTTCTCAG AGACAAGGGTTGTGATGAAGAGCCCCAAAGAAGTAATGAAGATTAGATCAAAACACATTGAAACCAAAGAGATTATAGAGAACAGTGTCTCTTCTCTTAACCATATGAGCTACGGTGGGTCTATGGTGTGTGGTGGCTATGAAGATAATGATAACTCTTATCAGGATCTTCTTCTTGATGTGCCGTCAAATGGATCATTCCCTCAGGCAGAGCTTCTTCACATGATATGA
- the LOC106400654 gene encoding YDG domain-containing protein At5g47150-like → MNGSRKRSIVYAIRDYPLGCGTHPQRSIKIPRTSDVKQQDPAGFKIPVRDCDVAAPTYKRTCLKQEPAFRNPLHDRVLAAPRFKGACSKQEAAFRSSDQHVLAAAPKPQGACLKQDPELKNSVRDYTVAAPSPKGTCLKQEPAFRNSHHAPVVAAPRFKEASSKQEPAFRSSDQHGLTPREQVLEVLRLFKDVFRQLDRDKQARLLGGDLFDATARIDIRTLDVLEKMGKQVNTEKRIGVVPGVNVGDEFQYKTELRLVGLHFKTMCGIDYMNVGDVKLATSIVSSEGYGYSDKFGAGVVVYTGEGGNVVSKEKKTEDQRLVKGNLALANSMRKRSLVRVIRGEERLDKKGKRYVYDGLYLVDKYWLEKEVRGTTVYKFKLCKVPGQPPLC, encoded by the coding sequence ATGAATGGTTCACGTAAGCGATCAATCGTCTACGCCATTCGAGATTACCCACTTGGCTGTGGAACTCACCCTCAGAGATCCATCAAGATTCCAAGAACTAGTGATGTCAAGCAACAAGACCCTGCAGGGTTTAAAATCCCTGTTCGTGATTGCGATGTTGCAGCTCCTACATATAAGAGAACCTGTTTGAAACAAGAGCCAGCCTTTAGAAACCCTCTCCATGATCGTGTTCTTGCGGCTCCAAGGTTTAAAGGAGCTTGCTCCAAACAAGAAGCAGCTTTTAGAAGCTCTGATCAACATGTTCTTGCTGCAGCTCCAAAACCGCAAGGAGCTTGTCTCAAACAAGACCCAGAGCTTAAAAACTCTGTTCGTGATTACACTGTTGCAGCTCCTTCGCCTAAGGGAACATGTCTCAAACAAGAGCCAGCCTTTAGAAACTCTCACCATGCTCCTGTTGTTGCAGCTCCAAGGTTTAAAGAAGCTTCTTCTAAACAAGAACCAGCGTTTAGAAGCTCTGATCAACACGGTCTCACTCCTCGTGAGCAAGTGCTTGAGGTCCTGCGTCTTTTCAAAGATGTGTTCAGACAGTTGGACCGAGATAAACAAGCGAGGCTCCTCGGCGGAGACTTATTCGACGCTACAGCTAGAATAGACATCCGAACGCTAGATGTGTTAGAGAAAATGGGGAAACAAGTCAACACAGAGAAGAGAATCGGAGTGGTTCCTGGAGTCAACGTTGGAGACGAGTTTCAGTACAAAACCGAACTCCGTCTTGTCGGGCTTCATTTCAAGACCATGTGCGGGATCGATTACATGAATGTCGGAGATGTTAAGCTTGCAACAAGCATCGTTTCCTCGGAAGGGTATGGTTACAGCGATAAGTTTGGTGCAGGTGTTGTGGTTTATACAGGTGAAGGAGGTAACGTGGTGAGCAAGGAAAAGAAAACTGAAGATCAGAGATTGGTTAAAGGGAACTTGGCTTTGGCTAATAGTATGAGGAAGAGGAGTTTAGTGAGAGTGATACGTGGTGAAGAGAGGCTGGATAAGAAAGGGAAGCGGTATGTGTATGATGGATTGTATTTGGTTGATAAGTACTGGTTAGAGAAGGAGGTTAGAGGTACTACTGTTTACAAGTTTAAGCTTTGTAAAGTCCCTGGTCAACCTCCTCTCTGTTGA
- the LOC125574848 gene encoding GATA transcription factor 27-like isoform X1: MGKQGPCYHCGVTSTPLWRNGPPEKPVLCNACGSRWRTKGSLVNYTPLHARAEGDEVEIEDRRGGQKMMMINGMSMNRKRKPYQESFTFKRTSLEFSNGFKKRVLEEEASNNRSSSGSVVSNSESCDQSNAWETSFAACRKRTCVGRPKAASSSVEKLTKDLFSILQEQQSSCCVSGTSEEELLFENESPMVIGHGSVLLRDPREDSEASSLLVESSKSSSIHSHNFGAKAIKQEQLKRTKSQVLGRHSLPLCNIDLKYVFNFDEFKEKFTKEEQQTLMKLLPQVDLPDSLLSMFESSQFKENFSLFQQLVADGVFGTSTSSSGSKLEEFKTLAKLALSDPDKSHLLESYQMLKEQRKGIEDSSRVSNQTPSDNHSLVTIERPCESLNQNFSETRVVMKSPKEVMKIRSKHIETKEIIENSVSSLNHMSYGGSMVCGGYEDNDNSYQDLLLDVPSNGSFPQAELLHMI; encoded by the exons ATGGGGAAGCAAGGGCCTTGCTATCACTGTGGAGTTACAA GCACACCTCTCTGGCGAAACGGGCCACCGGAGAAGCCGGTACTGTGCAATGCGTGTGGCTCCAGATGGAGAACGAAGGGATCACTAGTTAACTACACGCCACTTCATGCTCGTGCTGAAGGTGATGAGGTTGAGATTGAAGATCGAAGAGGTGGtcaaaagatgatgatgattaatGGAATGTCTATGAACAGAAAGAGGAAACCATACCAAGAAAGCTTCACATTTAAGAGAACCAGCTTGGAGTTCAGTAACGGTTTCAAGAAGAGGGTTTTAGAGGAAGAAGCTAGCAACAATAGGTCGAGTTCAGGGTCTGTtgtatcgaactcggagagcTGTGATCAGTCCAACGCGTGGGAAACGAGTTTTGCTGCTTGTAGGAAGAGGACGTGTGTGGGGCGTCCGaaggctgcttcttcttctgttgAGAAGCTCACAAAGGATCTCTTTAGTATTCTACAGGAACAGCAGTCTTCTTGTTGTGTCTCTGGTACTTCGGAGGAAGAGTTGCTGTTTGAGAATGAGTCACCGATGGTGATAGGACATGGGAGTGTTCTTTTGAGAGATCCTCGTGAGGACTCTGAGGCTAGCTCGCTCTTGGTTGAGAGCAGCAAGTCCTCATCAATACATTCTCATAACTTTGGTGCAAAAGCTATAAAGCAGGAGCAACTCAAGAG GACCAAATCTCAAGTCTTGGGGAGACATAGTTTACCACTCTGTAACATAGATTTGAAG TATGTTTTCAACTTTGATGAGTTCAAAGAAAAATTCACAAAGGAAGAGCAACAAACACTGATGAAACTACTTCCTCAAGTTGATCTTCCTGATAG CCTCTTGAGCATGTTTGAGAGTTCTCAGTTCAAAGAAAACTTCTCCTTGTTTCAGCAACTAGTCGCAGATGGTGTCTTTGGAACATCAACTTCTTCCTCTGGATCAAAACTTGAAGAGTTTAAGACACTTGCAAAGCTTGCTTTATCCGATCCTGACAAATCCCATTTGTTGGAAAGCTATCAGATGCTCAAG GAACAGAGAAAAGGGATTGAAGACTCATCAAGGGTCTCAAACCAGACTCCATCAGATAATCATAGTCTAGTAACCATTGAAAGACCTTGTGAAAGCTTAAACCAAAACTTCTCAG AGACAAGGGTTGTGATGAAGAGCCCCAAAGAAGTAATGAAGATTAGATCAAAACACATTGAAACCAAAGAGATTATAGAGAACAGTGTCTCTTCTCTTAACCATATGAGCTACGGTGGGTCTATGGTGTGTGGTGGCTATGAAGATAATGATAACTCTTATCAGGATCTTCTTCTTGATGTGCCGTCAAATGGATCATTCCCTCAGGCAGAGCTTCTTCACATGATATGA
- the LOC125589248 gene encoding uncharacterized protein LOC125589248 isoform X4: MRGCNEERLKRKLKTSPKGQARKAKHLVAEKGHVKPANYLDSHQKILIGIATKGGMLSSVLNSVANCQRQAEERLKRSVVMVQATFMSKQAQENYRRMKLTHEEAQDKQVVISTLVERSHLRFHRGEKA, from the exons ATGAGAGGATGCAATG AGGAGAGGCTAAAGAGGAAGCTGAAAACAAGCCCAAAGGGTCAAGCCAGAAAGGCAAAACATTTG GTTGCTGAGAAAGGACATGTTAAACCTGCAAACTATTTAGATTCACATCAGAAGATTCTTATAGGTATTGCCACTAAAGGAGGTATGCTTTCCTCAGTGCTGAATTCAG TGGCTAACTGTCAGAGACAAGCAGAGGAGAGGCTAAAGAGATCTGTAGTGATGGTCCAAGCCACGTTCATGTCTAAGCAAGCCCAAGAAAATTACAGGAGGATGAAGCTCACTCATGAAGAAGCTCAG GACAAACAAGTCGTCATTTCTACGCTGGTGGAAAGGAGTCATCTCAGGTTTCATAGAGGAGAAAAAGCCTAA
- the LOC125589248 gene encoding uncharacterized protein LOC125589248 isoform X2 — protein sequence MRGCNEERLKRKLKTSPKGQARKAKHLVLHWSHSLTNLLCAHCSFDYNSVKQCVKVAEKGHVKPANYLDSHQKILIGIATKGGMLSSVLNSVANCQRQAEERLKRSVVMVQATFMSKQAQENYRRMKLTHEEAQDKQVVISTLVERSHLRFHRGEKA from the exons ATGAGAGGATGCAATG AGGAGAGGCTAAAGAGGAAGCTGAAAACAAGCCCAAAGGGTCAAGCCAGAAAGGCAAAACATTTGGTATTACATTGGTCTCACTCACTCACCAACCTTTTATGCGCGCATTGTTCTTTTGATTATAATTCAGTGAAACAATGTGTTAAGGTTGCTGAGAAAGGACATGTTAAACCTGCAAACTATTTAGATTCACATCAGAAGATTCTTATAGGTATTGCCACTAAAGGAGGTATGCTTTCCTCAGTGCTGAATTCAG TGGCTAACTGTCAGAGACAAGCAGAGGAGAGGCTAAAGAGATCTGTAGTGATGGTCCAAGCCACGTTCATGTCTAAGCAAGCCCAAGAAAATTACAGGAGGATGAAGCTCACTCATGAAGAAGCTCAG GACAAACAAGTCGTCATTTCTACGCTGGTGGAAAGGAGTCATCTCAGGTTTCATAGAGGAGAAAAAGCCTAA
- the LOC106424073 gene encoding YDG domain-containing protein At5g47150-like, whose translation MNPSQKRPVVYAGDVVVDHAAANSEPVGVSLGEDHVPTPREKVHEVLRVFKEVFTQLDREKQARRGGDLYEATSRIDLKTQVFLEKEGKHVNTPNRIGQVPGIEVGDEFQYKAELRVIGLHFRTMSGIDYVEVEGVKLATSIVSSERYDFDDKFDADVVIYTGEGGNVINKEKNAEDQKMIKGNLALANSMRHKREVRVIRGDERWDGKGKRYVYVGLYLVDKYWLEKGASGKSVYKFKLCRIPGQPPLT comes from the coding sequence ATGAATCCTTCTCAGAAGCGACCAGTTGTCTATGCAGGTGATGTTGTTGTTGATCATGCTGCTGCAAATTCAGAACCTGTTGGAGTTTCTCTCGGAGAAGATCATGTTCCTACACCTCGTGAGAAAGTGCATGAGGTCTTGCGTGTTTTCAAAGAAGTGTTCACACAGTTGGATCGAGAGAAACAAGCTAGGCGCGGTGGAGATTTATACGAGGCGACATCTCGAATAGACCTCAAAACACAAGTTTTCTTAGAGAAAGAAGGCAAACATGTGAACACACCAAACAGAATTGGACAAGTTCCTGGAATCGAAGTTGGGGATGAGTTCCAGTACAAGGCTGAGCTTCGTGTCATCGGGCTTCATTTCAGGACCATGTCCGGGATCGACTATGTGGAAGTTGAAGGTGTGAAGTTGGCGACAAgcatcgtttcgtcggaaagaTATGATTTTGATGATAAGTTTGATGCTGATGTTGTGATATATACTGGTGAAGGAGGAAACGTGATTAACAAGGAAAAGAATGCTGAAGATCAGAAGATGATAAAGGGCAATTTAGCATTAGCTAACAGCATGAGGCATAAGAGGGAAGTGAGAGTGATACGTGGAGACGAGAGATGGGATGGTAAAGGGAAGCGTTATGTGTATGTTGGATTGTATTTAGTTGATAAGTACTGGTTGGAGAAAGGAGCTAGTGGTAAGAGTGTGTACAAGTTTAAGCTTTGTAGAATTCCTGGTCAACCTCCGCTAACTTGA
- the LOC125589248 gene encoding uncharacterized protein LOC125589248 isoform X3 has product MRGCNAEERLKRKLKTSPKGQARKAKHLVAEKGHVKPANYLDSHQKILIGIATKGGMLSSVLNSVANCQRQAEERLKRSVVMVQATFMSKQAQENYRRMKLTHEEAQDKQVVISTLVERSHLRFHRGEKA; this is encoded by the exons ATGAGAGGATGCAATG CAGAGGAGAGGCTAAAGAGGAAGCTGAAAACAAGCCCAAAGGGTCAAGCCAGAAAGGCAAAACATTTG GTTGCTGAGAAAGGACATGTTAAACCTGCAAACTATTTAGATTCACATCAGAAGATTCTTATAGGTATTGCCACTAAAGGAGGTATGCTTTCCTCAGTGCTGAATTCAG TGGCTAACTGTCAGAGACAAGCAGAGGAGAGGCTAAAGAGATCTGTAGTGATGGTCCAAGCCACGTTCATGTCTAAGCAAGCCCAAGAAAATTACAGGAGGATGAAGCTCACTCATGAAGAAGCTCAG GACAAACAAGTCGTCATTTCTACGCTGGTGGAAAGGAGTCATCTCAGGTTTCATAGAGGAGAAAAAGCCTAA